The following is a genomic window from Nicotiana tabacum cultivar K326 chromosome 3, ASM71507v2, whole genome shotgun sequence.
AAATGATATGTCTGTTAAATTATTCATCAAAGTCTATCccatcacttttagcccgcgtcagaaactatttacatttgatagccgaaaaagtatataaaatttgtataatttttgtatataacatacataatgtacatatatatatatatatatatatatacaaagaaATATACAAAAAAGTATATATTTTTTCTGCTATTATTTTAAGAGCGGTTATATAATGTCATTTCCCTTGTTGTAACTTTTTTGTGTTGTTCAACAAAGTGCTCTTCGAAATTGCAATTCTAATTTAGATCAAATCACCCCCGAATCTTCTCCAAATAAgctcaaatttaaaataaaacctcTAGATACCAACACAAATGATCCACAATCACCATTTTCGTAAATTAACATTAAATCAAGGCCCACTTTGTATTTTTCAACACTTTTTAAGGACGAATAATAGAGTttttagaattttcaaataaatCACTAAATCAATATTTGAACTAAAAATTTAAGCATAAAATATTAATattcaaataattttaataataatcAATCATTAATTTCAGTTTCCACTCTCAAGTAAGGATTCCAAGTTTCCAATATTGAGGAACTATGATATTTTTGACGAAGAAGAAGCCTATTTTGCAACAAAGTAAAAACTGCTATAGTAGTTAATGATCAGTTCCCAAGGAGGACCACCAATGTAATTTTTCAGATTAAAATGGGTGAATTACAACCAGACCCAATAGTTAAAGGGAGATATGCACGGAGATGAACAAAGTAGCTGATCTGCTGGCAAAAGAGGGTGTCAAGAAGGTTTTTTTTGATAAACTTTTTGCAACAACAGTTCCTCCGATGTTTGCTACTCTCGCTTTTTGGGCAGACATCACAAGAACTGTTTTCTCAATAGAGGTTTTGAATTGTAATAGTACTAGTTATGCTCATAGCGCAAGGGAACTAGTATACCCGGTAAACAATGCTACTGTTTTATACCCTAGCGGGTAGCGTTTATAATTAATGTTTGAAAGGCACCCTTTAAAAaaaagggggagggggagggggggggggatgtGCCTCTAGACCGGACAATTTTATGAGCAGGGAAGGCCAAATCATTTAAAGAGTCGTAAATTCACACAATATTAACAAGAATAATTCAAAATATAGTACTTAACTAGAATAATTAGAAAGGTATTTCATCGTGATTTAGTATTTTTATTCAAATAAGTTTTACTAATTTGAATTAGTATATTTAACTTCCAAATACACACCTTACTGgaagtaggggtgtacatggaccggattggttcagtttttatcaaaaccaaaccaaaccaactatatcgattTGGATTGATTCGGTTTTGTCagatttttcgggttttcggattacatgaatattatttcaatcttactttgttaaaattatagataaaactttgataagtgaatatatgtttagtaaatatggaaaaaaattgacaaacatatgatctattaaaatattctaatggaattttttttttagtaacacatgatagttattttcttagtcgtctaacaataatttttcgttaatttacgctttcaaggttaatacatgagaggatcccaaatatttctacattttctaaagaaaattcactataaagtcttaaaaatataaataaaatttatatatttatatgtcggtttggttcggatttttttactcaataccaaacctagtcgggttttttaatcagtttggtttggttttcggtttggtgcggttttctGGTTCAATTTGAACACCCCTAACTAGAAGTTACAATTTTTTATAACCGTGGTAGCCGGGCCAGCTTGTGCGCACCTCAACTAATTCCACGGAATACCTGTCATGGTTTGAACCTAAGACTCAAAATTCTCATTTATTTCATTAACCACTAGAACACATCCTTAGTCATGGTTCAATTTGAAAAGTTAAGTTTCTTTTAAATTTGCTCGGGAGTACCTTTTTGAAAGAAACCATTTTAGAGTGTCGAGAAAACTAGGTAACTTGGGTGACTTCCTAGAAATTCATTTTTGATACAACCTAAAGAGAACTACACCCCAAAAGCTAGCTATTGAGGTGGAAGAGATCATAACTATATAAACCCCACATCAGCACTTTGTAGTACCGATGTGGGGCTCAAGTTCCATTCCTTGCAATAGACCATAACAAACTACCGTGCTCCGCATCCGTCGTCCTCGACGACTATGCGCTAGACATTTCTAGCCCCGAGCGAACACTGCAATACCGACGTCAACATTCAAGGCACGGTGGGTAAAGAGAGTGGTGGATGACTCTGATACCATTGATtatatcaataatgaacaatgtTCGAATCAGCTTGCGTAGACCTAATCATACCCACCAAAGGAGTTCCTATACATTTCTCCCTTGCTATCCTTTGGGCCTGGCCACTCAACCCACATCATTTTTGTTTGTGATTTCAAATTCTTTTGACTTGGCTTATACAAAAATTTCACGTACAAAATGCTTGATCCAATTTTTGTCCTGAATTCACGGTTCTTGGCTAATCATCCTTTCATCAATATTCTCATCTATAAACTCCTTCCTACCAACCCCTTTGCTATTGGTGTTATTAGCAATTTCACTTAACCAAGTTTGCGAAAATCTTTATTTTAGATCATAACTTATTAGTCCCTCTATTTCATATTAGATgaagtattttcttttttggtctgttccaaaaaaaatgatacatttctaaatttggaaataattcaactttaaactcttttattttacccatttacccttaatgagaagcttttatagtcacacaaatatcatgacaccacaaactttttaccccttaagctttaagaccacaagtttcaaaaaaaattcttttttcttaaattctatgtCGGATCAAACTACCTCGTCTAGtatgaaacggatggagtaacTAATACCTATATAGAGGTTGGTAGCAGGTCCCAAAGCAGCAATCAATGGGACAACTACACTACCGACAAGTTAGAAGTCAACAACAGTTGAAAACTGGAATCTAAGGTGTGCGGATCTCTCATGATTCAGTAACACTAACAAATAACATGGCACGTCCGATATTAAACAGAATAAATTCGTCATACTGTTCTGCCCCTACAAGTCTACAAAACAACCCCTGCAAATCTTGAAAAGATCTCACCTTCACTTGTTCAATCATAGTGCAATCTTTCCTCATAAAGTGAAAGATCCAACAGCTCAACCatgaaagaaaaagcaaaagaaaatctttttttccaTTAAGCTTTTAgtactaataatagtttcaataTTTCTAAAAAACTAGGACCAACACATGCTTAAGTATCATTCATTTTGACTCATAAACCCAAATAAACCAACAGAACATAGAGACaccaaaagaaaataatgaaaacataaaAGACAAAATATAACACAACAAGATACTAATCAAGCATGCTTAGCTTGGAAATCCTTCATGAAAGCAACCAACTTTTCAACACCAGCCAAAGGCATAGCATTGTATATTGATGCCCTCATTCCTCCAACAGACCTATGCCCTTTCAGCTGCACCATCTTCTCAGCAGCTGCTGCCTTCACAAACTCAGCCTCCAATTCTGGTTTAGCCAATGTAAATGGCACATTCATCAATGACCTCACTGATTTCTCAACCGGGCACCTAAAAAACCCATTGCTTGAATCAATAGCATTGTATAAAATCTCAGcctttttcttgttcttcttctcaACTTCCACCAATCCACCTTGAGCTAACAGATCTTCAAATACAAGCCCACACATGTAAATCCCATAACAAGGGGGTGTATTATACAATGAATTGTTCTCAGCATGGATCTTGTAATCCAACATCACAGGGGTACTTTCCTGTGCATTTCCAATCAAATCTTTCCTTATTATAACAATTGTAACTCCAGATGGACCAACATTTTTCTGGGCACCAGCGTAAATAACACCAAATTTGCTAACATCAACTGGCTTTGAGCAGAAATTGGATGACATGTCAGCAACAAGAATGGTATTTTCATTAATGGGTTTAGGATAATCCTTGAATTCAACTCCGTGAATAGTTTCATTGGCGCATATatgcaaatacttggcacctGGGGTTTGTAGTAGAGAATCGAAAGCCGGGATCTTGGTGTATTTTTCAGATTTACCACTCCAAATGACGTTAGGCTTGCAGTATTTAACTGCCTCCTTGTATGCCTTGTCACCCCACGAACCGGTGACGACGTAATCGACGGCGTCGTCCGGTGAGCAGAGGTTGAGGGGAAGGGCGGCGAATTGGGTGGTGGCGCCGCCTTGGAGGAAGAGAACGGCGTAGTTTTCGGGGATATTAAGGAGGGTTTTGAGATCTGATTCGGCTTTTTGGATAATGGAGAGGAATTCTTTACCACGGTGGCTCATTTCCATGACAGACATGCCACAGCCGCGCCAGTTGACGAGGTCGGCTTGGGCTTTTTGGAGGACGTTTTCTGGTAAAGTGGCGGGGCCCGCAGCGAAGTTGAAGACCCGATCTGAGGAGGTGGAGGATGAGGCTGTTTGGAGGGGGGTAGTTGTGGTGGCGGCGGCTGAGCAGGTGATGGAAATAGATTTATAGGTAGAGGTGAGGGTGGTGGTAGGGTGGACATGGGTGGTGGGGAAGGTGGCGAGATGGGTGGTGGATTTGAGGGTTGGGTGGTTCTGGTGGGTGGTGGGGTTGTTGAGGAGGAAAGATCGGGAGGTGGCAGCTGACATAGCCATGGGTATTAGATTGTTGtttgcttttttcttttcccttggGCTCTGGTGTTTGAGAGGGTTGGGCGATGCAGAGGAAAAAGGAGAAAGTTGGTGTTATTTATATTAGGGAACGTGAGAAAAAATTTCTTCACATAAAGTAGATTCGGGATAAgttctaatttttttattttgaaaaaaaattcttttttttttttggccaacTATTGTAAAAAATTTCATTACATTGGGGTCAGAAAAACGGAAGAGGGAAATGGAAAAGTGAAAATCTAACCACGCATATTTTGTGGAATACTCTCCGCTCATTTGAAATTTTAAATGAGTATATTTTATGTACTTATCTAGTTTATATAACCCTACTTTTTTGTAATATTCTCATTAATCTAATATAAATCTAGTCGCATCTATTACTTTATTTGAAGGTTTCAAGTTTAGCTCATGCATGTGTAATTCGTCCAACCCATCTAAAGTTGAATttattaagagcccgtttggatataaaaaaaattcactttttttttttaattttttttactttttttagaatggtcataaaattttcaattttcacttgaagatgaattttataatttttcaaaaattttaaaaacttcaaaaaattattttccaaaattttcattcAGATCACTtataaaacttcaaaaacaacccaaaattatatatatacatatttttgaaGTTTGATTAGAGAGAGAAAACAAAGTGCTAAATGCCACTTTGAAAATGCTCCTGACAGTAATATAACATTAATTATAGTTACATTACACAAGAAGCAACACGAAAATGTATTACAAGCCCAAAACACAGACCAAGTATCTATGTGATTTACCACACATCTATTTAATTAGAAATCACCTTTTTCTCCGAAGCTAGGTGCCACACGACAGATGCCTAAGAGAAAAATTTGTAATCCTTGGCTTGTATGATGATGGTTCTTAAGCCACCAATTGGTGCTAAAACAGTCAACATTACTCCCACTATTATGCAAATCCAGTTAGTAGTCCAAGAGAGACCCTATCTCTTTGTTTTGTAGATTGAAAGCCACATGATGCAAGGGAGAAAATAGGTTGTTGGGGCAAAAGCAAATCCTCCCCCAAAGAAAGGGAAGATGATTCCAACAAACTTTGTGAAAGCAACATAAAGGTTTCTGGTCATGAATCGCAAGTACCAAGTTGGCTTGAACTTAAGTTTCTTTACAAGGTAAGTCTCAAGCATGTCAAACACCGGAATTGCATACAACTGATAGCTCCCAATAATGTGGATAACAACAAAGGCATTAGCCAAGACAATGAGTCAAGTAGGTTTCTCCAAAGAGATAAGAATGTTGTCTGATACTGAATTCCCAAAGATCCAATAGCCAATAATAGCAACAGGGAAGTAACAAAGAGCCACAATAATGTAAGCAACAAGAACTCCTTTCCACATTGGTCCTTTAGAAGGTTTCTCAGCTGTTGAAGGGATTGTAGCTTGAATTTCTAACACAACATTATGACCTGCATATGCAAATGCCACTTCTCCCAATCCACTGAAAAAGTTGAAAATACCTTCCCCTGTGTTTTCAGCCCTGTATTCATATTCCACATCTGGTTGCACACCCTTATCAATTGAAGCCCCCCAAGCAATTGTACAGTAACTTAAGGACATGATAGCTGCTACCAAAGACACACCAGATATGGCATTGAAGTTAGGAAGATGAGAAAGCACAAAATGGACAGAAGCAAATATCATGATGTAATAAGTCAGTTTGATATCTTTGCAATTATCTTTGCAGACTAAATCATGGATTTTCTGGAATGATTTTCCTCCAGTCACCATATAAACAATGTCAAGGCCAACTTCAACAACCAATTGCTGAGGCACCACGATCCATAAGCCGAGCTTGTTACCAAAAACATGTTGCCCCAATTCATGATATCTATCGAAACGTTTCCCTGGAACCATTTCGTGTATCTCAACCATTTGCCATAGTGTGTATAATGTTATAACCCATGATACCACCATCACTGTTACACCAGGTCCCCATCCGAGCTCTGACATGGCATAAGGAAGACCGAGGATACCAGCTCCAACCATAGCAGTAACATTGTGGAATGCAGAATACCACAATTTTGCATTCCTAGAAGAAGTAATGGGAAGCCATTCGTCTATCGCCTTTTGTTCTTCAGTTCTTCCGTCAGCCGCATTGTTGTCTGGAGAGGCTACCATATTGTTGTGTTACAACTTACAAGGGCttgaaaaatgaataagatttaCAGTTATTTGATGGAAGGTATGAAGAATGAAGCCAGATGTGAACCAGTTGTGATTATGAATTCCCAAATTGTAACCATGACACAGGTTTTCAAACACGACTTTAATTATATTCATGTAcaaacacaactttaattttcaaacaccattttacttgaaaaaagattcacttttttttggaattttacaattcttatgtccaaacgcccactaagttgAGTACAACTTAGTTTTTTTTCATCTGGGCGCAACcaagtaaaatcatttaaaagttTGATAAATTTGGATGTAGCttcaattacaacaacaacaacaacaatctagTGTAATCTCAGAAGTGGGgtttgggaagggtagtgtgtacgcagaccttacccctaccctatggtatagagaggttgtttctgatagaccctcagcacaaaaagatgaaaaaagaaaatagaacagTGACATTAATAGAAGCCATAAAGATATGatcataaaaataaatgaaaaaaagtgATAAAAAGGGCAAGATACAAGGAAACTGGAGTggaaaaataataagaacacAACATGTAATACTAGCATACGAAAACAAAACACTAACAAACTAGCCTAATACCCCGTACGGAGTAGGTAAATACTAAGCTACCTTctaacctacaactctaatatTCATTCCACACCTTTCTATCaaaggtcatgtcctcagtaagctgGAGACGctccatgtcctgcctgatcacctctctccaatacttcttaggccgtccTCTATCTCTCCTCAAACCCGCCAAGGTCAACCGCTTGCACCTCCTCATCGGGGCATCTAGGCGTGTTCtctgcacgtgcccgaaccatctgagcctcgttTCTCGCATTTTGTCTTCTAgaggagccacgcccaccttcgCCCGTatatctttattcctaatcttatccaacctAGTGTGCCCACAACCcgtctcaacatcctcatttctgctactttcatcttctgaacATGAAATtttttaaccggccaacactctacCCCATATAACATGGCCAGTCTAACCatcgctctatagaacttacctttaagttccggtggcaccttcttgttaCACAGGACGCTAGATACCAACCTTCATTTCATCACTCTGCCCCTATATGGTGTGTGACATTCTCGTCGATCTCCCCATTTCCTTAGATAACCGACCCAAGATATTTGAAACTTCCTCTCTCGGAGATGACTCGTGAATCCAGCCTAACATCCATGTCCGCTTCCCATTCGCattgctgaacttgcactccaaataTTCTGTCtttgtcctactcaacttgaaacctttagacttcAAGGGTCTGTCTCCAAATCTCTAATTTCTCGTCAGCACCTCATCGGGTCTCATCAATCAAAACtatatcatcagcaaataacatacaccacggCACATTCTCTTGAATATGGTGGTTCAGTGTGTCCATTGCCAGTGCAAATAAGAATGGTTTGAGCGCGGATCCTTGGTGTAGCCCCATAACCACCGAAAAATGCTCTAAGTCTCCTCCCATTATCCTAACTTAAGTCTTagatccatcatacatgtccttaatcaccctaatgtatgctACCGGAACGCCTTTTTACCTCCAAGCACCTTTAAAAAAAAGCTCCTTAAGGACCTTGTCATATCAATAGATACCACGTGTAAATTTTTTTTCCTAttcctgtattgttccaccaacATCCTAATAAGATGGAAAAGTTGGATCAATTTGGATGTAGCTtcaattgattttaaaaaaaaaaactttgtcGAAGAATGAAAAAGAATTCGATGAATTCAGTTTGGTTTGCTAATTAAACagatatatttaaaaaaaaaacaaatgaaaaaatagTTTTTGAGTTCAACATGTTGAGTTACAACTAATTTTTTAGCCTAAGCTAACTCAATTCGTTTTGATTTGAGGAACCTTTAGTCGAATTAAATAATGATTCATTATTTAGTCACTCCATTTTAATTGAATTTGTATACTGTCTGTGATTTAGACACAGGATGTATTTGGTCACAGGGCCCCAAAGGTTGGTGAAGGATTTAAAAAAAAGTGTAAGGACTCAAGTTCGATGTCGTATTAGTGAGGTTGGTGACTAATAACTTGTTTGGCCAAGCGGTAAAAattaacttattttgagaagtgttttttctcaaaagtatttttgatgagaatcagtttgtgtttaattaattaatttaaaaaatacttctgagcagcaattagtgtttggctaagcttttaaaaactacttgtaagtgtatttttctcaaaagtgatttttgagaaaaactatttttttctgcttttcaAAAATTGTTTTTGCATctcctcaaaaatactttttttttcttccaaaagcttggccaaagacttcaactttgaagaagaaaaactttttttaaaataaaagaaaagaagatgatTCTAGGTTTGGGGAAGCTTGACCAAAGAGGGTATAATACGTCAAAGAGTAGCAGCAATTTGGGCAATTGGCATATGCTTTTGCGCCACTCCTCTAGTGTTTTATTGGCGATTGgtctccttttctttttatctttcaaCCAAAATACTTGTCCTCTccaataataatttattttatctcaTTTGACGACCCAAATCCCTTGTGTCGTTTCCTTTCTGTTAGTCTGTGGAatgggaaaaaaaagaagaagaaaggaaatggtCAATTACGATGAAAAGCTTGTAGTAAAATTATGTTCCATTTCATAATCTCAACCATTCTTTTATGAGTCTATTAAAAAATGTTTTCAGAATAAGTTTTCGAAATGCCAAAAGTTACGGTATTTTTTGATTGGTGACACTTATTGAGTTCCAAATTTTgattgattaatattttgataaatttcacataaagaaaagaagaatctTAACGGCACCATATTTTGTACCATGTGAATAAAATAGGGAATGAAATTCATTCAATTTCGTCAGTCCCCTACTAATAATTTATGCAAATCAAATGGTACCTTCAATTGGAGGTTCCGACTTTCTCGTAGTTTTGTAAGGACGTTAGGGAAAAACGGACTTTCTCGTCAGGACAGACGGATTCAGAATTTAAAGTTTAtcgtaattttaaattaatatacaataataattggattcacaattaaatatttataaatttttaatAGATTTCTTAGTAAAAAtacaatatttatacaaaaattgtTGTATACAAAAGTTACTGGGTTACGAAAACCCAATAATAACACCCTAGATTCGCTTACCTTCCTATGCCACATATGAAatcttattaccctcaatgtttaaggttagagataattacatttagtatactaAATTACCATTTATATATCATAATTTAAAACAGGGATATAATTAATGGGGCATTTATATGAGGCATAATTATAAGACCGTATATTCCCACgtttctctttcctttcagctCAACCCCCCCTCCCCATGTTTTACCTTTACCCTTCACTCCCCCACGTTTAGCGTCTGTTTTCTTCTTTACAGAACAAAAGCTACCCACATTCTTCATTATTCTCCATTTAAATTCACCAAATATTGAAGTTATCATTCTAAAAATTTCGTTCAAATCTTTAGTCAAGTTGAAGTTAAACCATGAAGAACATCAAATCTCCCAAAAAATACCTAAAAAATCTACAGTATGTGATATCCCCTCTTTCGATTTGGGTGTTTTAACACCaaaatcaccacaaaaataagtaaaatctACACATGCAATAGAACCTACTACTCACAGTTCATCTCCTAGACAAATCCGCGCTGAGATGAGAACAAAGCAAATGCACGATGTAGATGTTGGAGTAAGTGCTACAACTGGCGGCAAACAACTCAAAAGAAAGGGGAAAGAGGTATGTGTAGATGACGACTTTGTTGAAGATGTCCCTAAAATTCCAACAGTTAAAAAACCCAAGTGGTCTCCTACTTCCTCAAAACAAAAAACGAAGAAACAGTCCAAAAAACTCCCAAAATTGGTTCAGAAAAAAAATTTGGTGAAggtaaatatttattattttcgttttcagttttttagttttgttttggaTGTAAAAATCTCTGTTTTAAGTGTTTTGGTAAATTGTAGATTAGTTGTCttaattttgtagattatttgtagTTGTGATTTTCTACAGTTtataattgtagttattttgtagtcGTTTTGTAGTTATATTGTCGTTAGCTTTTAAATTTTGAAACAGAGTTGTAGTTACTTTTTTCTTCCTGCATTTTTGTAGATAATGTTTATATATGTAGATGTCTTGTGGTGTTTTGTAGTTATATGTGTGGATAGGCTGTATTTTTGTAAGCAGATTTatatgtgtaagcacgtgatttttgctccacgaacaatcactccaaaagaaatcaaaaaataataataaatggcatCGCGGTACAATTTTTACGTGAGATGCGctggtagtcatttgtgtttcTGTCCATTTTTCATTGAATTTTAtcgaacaaaatacaaaatatgtatgccATGTATTTGAGCCATAAttcggtcattaaaagaaaattcccaaaaatatgcatattttattctaggctgtgatttaaccatttaaaattttttaatatgtgtgtgataattgtgttaagtgttgATTAATGGGtgttttaaattcattttaatttagttgtattttaaaattagaaaacaaaagaaaagagtgcaaattatttagaaaatcggattgggcctattTGTTTCAAAAATTTTGAGGCCCAGAAGCAGCCCAAGACCTATCCTCAGGccaccaaaacgacgtagttcaacCCCAAAACTACGTTGTTTCAGGGACGGTtcatctcagccgttccaaccagtccaatccaacggccaggatcataCCCCAGATCCATGTAACATGACCCGGTCCATCCCCCTTACCCggtcaacccaacccctcacttaaaccaaaacgACCTcgttcccataccaaacgaccctcGTCCTGTCACTCACCagtagatccaagccgttgagatcacttgatctaacggcccTGATCTATCTTCCCCTTCCGTATATAAACCCtccatcacaccccacgccccctatccaaacaccccccGGTTCCATCGTCCCCAAGAGCCCAACCCTAAAATCCTAAACCCTAGCCACCACCCTTCACCTTCACTGTAAAGTCGGCGGCAAGGATGCCGGTGACTGCCAAAACAACACCTCCGatacatccaaccaccctgaacacgaatccaccaaccatgtacctcgaatcacactccttcgtctcgaatcttgatttgaagattcgagaccaaaccccgatctacaccaagCCAACCCAAATTCACACTGGACAACCCCCTgtcctccctcgtgaccaaaccaagcttggtttggtccgaatctacccacaaatcctaaAATCCCAAATCTGAAGATTCAAACTATGGAACACaagaacctggggaatccggtCAGTTTCATGGGGATTTTGGGACCTGATAGgctttaatcaaggtgttctcggtcgagaacaccccgattaaagtttgttcggcctcaaatggtcaaaactGGTTCAGGTCTGGTCCGTTCTTGGTTAAGCTTCCACAGTaagttttcccttttcttttatgttttatttGAGTACTGATTTAGTTTGTTAGCATGTTCTGTTGTGATTATTTGGTATTTCTGGTATTTTCATTCCAATTTATTCCTTCTTTgtaaggccttttatttggtcgattatTTTTTGTGCATATTGGAATAtactctgtgatatacatgttcgattagattagtcgtcgcataaataattcatatgGCCTCCCAGTATTGTGCAATGTTGTCTGAAGTTATTCAGGACCCCGTACGTATTGTTTATTTAATCGATTGATTATGCCTTGTTATAATTAGTGTGgtcgacttgataaatgtcgtcgattagtttcctaTAACTGAaggttcaaatattctaattcgTACAACTTCACATGAGTGAACGAACCTGTTGTTGTTAATTGATTGCTTGACATTGTTTGAAAATAGTTTGTAACTGCATTATAAACAACTAAAAGACTCAAGCTAGGGCagttttgaatttgaactttcagaagttcaaaatgccctgatgctgcaatggtTTAGGACAGTAATAATCAGGGTTTAACAAGGGTAATTTgggtgttaaaaagaacagaaataattagtttaagtgagctgacaaatagggtactgaattaggattaaactaaagacaatggggaacaaaacatcaAGGCATGGGTTCAAAATGAATACTTTAATACACCCATGACTCTTGATTAGAGTATTAAAACAGGCATGGGGAAATGAAGGGGATGGGCAGACCTGGGGGCTGTGAAGTTCTAGGCAGCCCTTAGGGGTTCTCGTTCAGTTATAAATAGAGTTGTTTCTAGTTAAGAAAGGGGCTAGACACTTTTATTCTTCAGAGagggaaaaacagaaagaaatttcagAATACTGTGAATGAGTACTGTCTGAAAACTGCATAAGAGTTCAAATTGGTCAAGCTAtctttgctaattgttgttggttatttgccgagctgtttgtgattgttgaactgctggtgctgTTACATAGAATACCCTGGTTTTCTGTTGGTTCAccattctgtttctgggattgctTGTTTATTGCTCGACCACttgtgagcttcatcattgtggctggttgtttgttgctgtgttgatGCTGtttatctgttgttgctgtgtttgttgcatactactcaac
Proteins encoded in this region:
- the LOC107777146 gene encoding phosphoserine aminotransferase 2, chloroplastic-like; its protein translation is MAMSAATSRSFLLNNPTTHQNHPTLKSTTHLATFPTTHVHPTTTLTSTYKSISITCSAAATTTTPLQTASSSTSSDRVFNFAAGPATLPENVLQKAQADLVNWRGCGMSVMEMSHRGKEFLSIIQKAESDLKTLLNIPENYAVLFLQGGATTQFAALPLNLCSPDDAVDYVVTGSWGDKAYKEAVKYCKPNVIWSGKSEKYTKIPAFDSLLQTPGAKYLHICANETIHGVEFKDYPKPINENTILVADMSSNFCSKPVDVSKFGVIYAGAQKNVGPSGVTIVIIRKDLIGNAQESTPVMLDYKIHAENNSLYNTPPCYGIYMCGLVFEDLLAQGGLVEVEKKNKKKAEILYNAIDSSNGFFRCPVEKSVRSLMNVPFTLAKPELEAEFVKAAAAEKMVQLKGHRSVGGMRASIYNAMPLAGVEKLVAFMKDFQAKHA